A single Methylobacterium sp. 17Sr1-1 DNA region contains:
- a CDS encoding acetyl-CoA carboxylase carboxyltransferase subunit alpha, whose product MRSYLDFEKPVAELEAKLEELKALGDRDGAVAISEDVARLEAKAAAALAELYAGLTPWQKTQVARHPQRPHFVDYCAGLIEEFQPLAGDRAFGEDEAVVGGFGRFRGRPVCVIGQEKGANTEARIRHNFGMAKPEGYRKAVRLMGLAGRFGLPVLTFVDTAGAYPGIEAEERGQAEAIARSTEACLGLPTPNVTVVIGEGGSGGAIALATANTVLMLEHSIYSVISPEGAASILWRDAGRAQDAATAMKITAQDLLRLGVIDGIVPEPTGGAHRDGQAAIRATGEAIASALEPLAGLDADTLRDRRAQKFLEIGRSL is encoded by the coding sequence TGCGCTCCTACCTCGACTTCGAAAAGCCCGTCGCCGAGCTCGAGGCGAAGCTCGAGGAGCTGAAGGCTCTCGGCGACCGCGACGGCGCGGTGGCGATCAGCGAGGACGTGGCGCGGCTGGAGGCGAAGGCCGCGGCGGCGTTGGCCGAGCTCTATGCCGGCCTCACCCCCTGGCAGAAGACGCAGGTCGCCCGCCATCCGCAGCGGCCGCATTTCGTCGATTACTGCGCCGGGCTGATCGAGGAGTTCCAGCCGCTGGCCGGCGACCGCGCCTTCGGCGAGGACGAGGCGGTGGTCGGCGGCTTCGGGCGCTTCCGCGGCCGGCCGGTCTGCGTCATCGGCCAGGAGAAGGGCGCCAACACCGAGGCCCGCATCCGGCACAATTTCGGCATGGCCAAGCCCGAGGGCTACCGCAAGGCGGTGCGCCTGATGGGGCTCGCCGGCCGCTTCGGCCTGCCCGTCCTCACCTTCGTCGACACGGCGGGGGCCTATCCGGGCATCGAGGCGGAGGAGCGCGGCCAGGCCGAGGCCATCGCCCGCTCGACCGAGGCCTGCCTCGGCCTGCCGACCCCGAACGTCACGGTGGTGATCGGGGAGGGGGGATCCGGCGGCGCCATCGCGCTCGCCACCGCCAACACGGTGCTGATGCTGGAGCATTCGATCTACAGCGTGATCTCGCCGGAGGGCGCCGCCTCGATCCTGTGGCGCGACGCCGGCCGGGCCCAGGACGCCGCCACCGCGATGAAGATCACCGCCCAGGACCTCCTGCGGCTGGGCGTCATCGACGGCATCGTGCCCGAGCCCACCGGCGGCGCCCACCGCGACGGGCAGGCCGCCATCCGGGCGACCGGCGAGGCGATCGCGAGCGCGCTCGAGCCGCTGGCGGGCCTCGACGCCGACACCCTGCGCGACCGGCGGGCGCAGAAGTTCCTGGAGATCGGGCGGAGCCTGTGA
- a CDS encoding murein L,D-transpeptidase family protein, which translates to MVRLAAMRPVLAASGLAVALSLGACQDAGFSAAGSARAREPIPQKTVALMATKNMSPRDPILIRAFKKESEMEVWKRGTDGQYALLKTFPICRWSGQLGPKVREGDRQAPEGFYPISMGQMNPNSSYYLSFDTGYPNAFDRANGRTGSYLMVHGTCSSAGCFAMTDEAIAEIYAIAREAFAGGQRAFQFQSYPFRMTAQNLAKFRNDPNIGFWRNLKEGSDYFEALHEEPRVGVCGNRYVFGGQDAAAGACNPKVDPVVVAKREKDEVEVAELIAKGTAATRLVYQDGGQHPYFRESAPSTQLFAEQAQPRPNMGIVSRPEALAAAPEEITIEPKVKPVLLAKIDPKHAKGKAGAKPTALAFAAPATNPAPIPTREAAAAVPAAPITVASADGDPASYRKLLGNLFGGAPAAPPVAPAAMPSVDTTPVAAISPAAPLPKKVTATARLHPAPAAHAATTAKVDGLNPGAAKKAEGKPAESKAAESKPAAKAGDGKPGDPKPAETGKRTEAPNRNRVAASQPGN; encoded by the coding sequence ATGGTGCGTCTGGCGGCGATGCGTCCGGTGCTGGCGGCGAGCGGGCTCGCCGTCGCCTTGTCCCTCGGGGCGTGCCAGGATGCCGGCTTCTCGGCCGCCGGCTCGGCCCGGGCCCGCGAGCCGATCCCGCAGAAGACGGTCGCCCTGATGGCGACGAAGAACATGTCGCCCCGCGACCCCATCCTGATCCGCGCCTTCAAGAAGGAATCGGAGATGGAGGTGTGGAAGCGCGGGACCGACGGCCAGTACGCGCTGCTCAAGACCTTCCCGATCTGCCGCTGGTCGGGCCAGCTCGGGCCGAAGGTGCGCGAGGGCGACCGGCAGGCGCCGGAGGGGTTCTATCCCATCAGCATGGGCCAGATGAACCCGAACTCGTCCTACTACCTTTCCTTCGACACCGGCTATCCCAACGCCTTCGACCGCGCCAACGGCCGCACCGGCAGCTACCTGATGGTGCACGGCACCTGCTCCTCGGCCGGCTGCTTCGCGATGACCGACGAGGCGATCGCCGAGATCTACGCCATCGCCCGCGAGGCCTTCGCCGGCGGGCAGCGGGCGTTCCAGTTCCAGTCCTATCCGTTCCGCATGACGGCGCAGAACCTCGCCAAGTTCCGCAACGACCCGAACATCGGCTTCTGGAGGAACCTCAAGGAGGGCTCGGACTACTTCGAGGCCTTGCACGAGGAGCCGCGGGTCGGCGTCTGCGGCAACCGCTACGTCTTCGGCGGCCAGGACGCCGCGGCGGGCGCCTGCAACCCGAAGGTCGATCCCGTCGTCGTCGCCAAGCGCGAGAAGGACGAGGTCGAGGTGGCCGAGCTGATCGCCAAAGGCACCGCGGCGACCCGCCTCGTCTACCAGGATGGCGGCCAGCACCCGTATTTCCGCGAGAGCGCGCCGAGCACCCAGCTCTTCGCCGAGCAGGCGCAGCCGCGGCCGAACATGGGCATCGTCAGCCGGCCCGAGGCCCTGGCGGCGGCGCCCGAAGAGATCACGATCGAGCCGAAGGTGAAGCCGGTCCTGCTCGCCAAGATCGACCCGAAGCACGCGAAGGGGAAGGCCGGCGCGAAGCCGACCGCGCTCGCCTTCGCGGCCCCGGCGACCAACCCGGCCCCGATCCCGACCCGCGAGGCCGCGGCCGCCGTGCCCGCGGCGCCGATCACCGTGGCGAGCGCCGACGGCGATCCCGCCTCCTACCGCAAGCTTCTGGGCAACCTGTTCGGCGGCGCCCCGGCCGCGCCCCCGGTCGCCCCCGCCGCCATGCCGTCAGTCGACACCACCCCGGTCGCAGCGATCTCGCCGGCCGCGCCGCTGCCGAAGAAGGTCACCGCCACCGCCCGGCTGCACCCGGCCCCGGCCGCCCACGCGGCCACGACCGCCAAGGTCGATGGTCTCAACCCGGGGGCCGCGAAGAAGGCCGAGGGCAAGCCGGCGGAGTCCAAGGCCGCGGAGTCCAAGCCGGCCGCCAAGGCTGGGGATGGCAAGCCCGGGGACCCCAAGCCTGCGGAGACCGGCAAGCGCACCGAAGCGCCGAACCGCAATCGCGTCGCCGCCTCGCAGCCGGGAAACTGA
- the nhaA gene encoding Na+/H+ antiporter NhaA, with protein sequence MHPSPSPRRLPRPLSALRALLVSSAGGGLVLMASAVLALVVANGPYGDVYARALHATIGSLSLLHWINDGLMALFFLLVGLEIKREILDGGLRTWPDRALPGIAALGGMAVPALVYVAVNASSPATLRGWAIPAATDIAFALGVLALLGSRAPVSLKIFLTALAILDDLGAVVIIALFYTADLAWPMLALAGAVTAMLVTLNRLGLRRLGPYLILGAVLWLLVLRSGLHATVAGVVLALAIPLRASPGRPDDGNSPLHRLEHALQPWVAFLILPVFGFANAGVSLAGVTPSVLLAPVTLGVAAGLFLGKQVGVFGGVWLAVRTGLASRPAGATWRHIYGVALLCGIGFTMSLFIGGLAFADAPGFDTETKLGVILGSVLSTLAGALVLSLGTRRAERAAVAE encoded by the coding sequence ATGCATCCCAGCCCCTCCCCCCGGCGCCTGCCGCGCCCGCTCTCCGCCCTGCGCGCCCTGCTCGTCAGCAGCGCCGGCGGCGGCCTCGTGCTGATGGCGAGCGCGGTGCTCGCCCTGGTCGTCGCCAACGGCCCCTACGGCGACGTCTACGCCCGCGCGCTCCACGCGACGATCGGGTCCTTGAGCCTGCTGCACTGGATCAACGACGGCCTGATGGCCCTGTTCTTCCTGCTCGTCGGGCTGGAGATCAAGCGCGAGATCCTGGACGGGGGCCTGCGGACCTGGCCCGACCGGGCGCTGCCGGGCATCGCGGCGCTCGGCGGCATGGCGGTGCCGGCGCTCGTCTACGTTGCGGTCAACGCGTCCTCCCCCGCGACCTTGCGCGGCTGGGCGATCCCGGCGGCCACCGACATCGCCTTCGCCCTCGGCGTCCTGGCGCTGCTCGGGTCGCGGGCGCCGGTCTCGCTCAAGATCTTCCTCACCGCGCTCGCCATCCTCGACGATCTCGGGGCGGTGGTGATCATCGCGCTGTTCTACACCGCCGATCTCGCCTGGCCGATGCTGGCGCTGGCCGGCGCCGTCACGGCGATGCTGGTGACGCTCAACCGCCTGGGCTTGCGCCGGCTCGGGCCCTACCTGATCCTCGGCGCCGTGCTCTGGCTCCTGGTGCTGCGCTCGGGGCTCCACGCGACCGTGGCGGGCGTGGTCCTGGCGCTGGCGATCCCGCTGCGGGCGAGCCCCGGCCGGCCCGACGACGGAAACTCGCCCCTGCACCGGCTGGAGCACGCGCTCCAGCCCTGGGTCGCCTTCCTGATCCTGCCGGTCTTCGGCTTCGCCAATGCGGGCGTGTCGCTCGCCGGAGTGACGCCGTCAGTTCTGCTCGCGCCCGTCACCCTCGGGGTCGCGGCGGGGCTGTTTCTCGGCAAGCAGGTCGGGGTGTTCGGCGGCGTCTGGCTCGCGGTGCGGACCGGGTTGGCCTCGAGGCCCGCGGGCGCCACCTGGCGCCACATCTACGGGGTGGCCCTGCTCTGCGGCATCGGCTTCACCATGAGCCTGTTCATCGGCGGCCTCGCCTTCGCCGACGCGCCCGGGTTCGATACCGAGACGAAGCTCGGGGTGATCCTGGGCTCGGTGCTCTCGACGCTGGCCGGCGCCCTGGTGCTGTCGCTCGGGACGCGGCGGGCGGAGAGGGCGGCGGTGGCGGAGTAG
- a CDS encoding TlpA disulfide reductase family protein codes for MSSPRLASPRKTRLALVAGGLAALLGLGAALYGVAGGGNGGACPLGAATAARVAPLARGEVAALQVDPRPKPAPAITFTGPDGQPRTLADLKGRTLLLNLWATWCAPCKAEMPALDRLQAALGGQDFEVVALNLDTRNPDRPPRWMQENGIARLAYYSDPAGRALPALQQGGDVVGLPTTFLIDPAGCGIGVMKGPAEWASEDALRLVRAALGRG; via the coding sequence ATGTCCTCACCTCGTCTCGCATCACCGCGAAAAACCCGCCTCGCCCTGGTCGCGGGGGGGCTCGCCGCACTCCTCGGCCTCGGGGCTGCCCTATACGGGGTTGCGGGCGGGGGCAACGGCGGCGCCTGCCCGCTCGGCGCCGCCACCGCCGCCCGCGTCGCGCCGCTCGCCCGCGGCGAGGTGGCGGCGCTCCAGGTCGACCCCCGGCCGAAGCCCGCGCCGGCCATCACCTTCACCGGGCCGGACGGCCAGCCGAGGACGCTCGCCGACCTCAAGGGCCGCACGCTGCTCCTGAACCTGTGGGCGACCTGGTGCGCGCCGTGCAAGGCGGAGATGCCGGCCCTCGACCGGCTGCAGGCGGCGCTGGGGGGCCAGGATTTCGAGGTGGTGGCGCTCAACCTCGACACCCGCAACCCCGACCGGCCGCCGCGCTGGATGCAGGAGAACGGGATCGCGCGGCTGGCCTACTATTCCGACCCGGCCGGTCGGGCGCTGCCGGCGTTGCAGCAGGGCGGCGACGTGGTCGGGCTGCCCACCACCTTCCTGATCGACCCCGCCGGCTGCGGGATCGGCGTGATGAAGGGCCCGGCGGAATGGGCGAGCGAGGATGCCTTGAGGCTGGTGCGGGCGGCGCTCGGGCGGGGGTGA
- the argH gene encoding argininosuccinate lyase produces the protein MSNRMWGGRFASGPAEIMEEINASIGFDKRLAPQDIRGSLAHVAMLGKAGILPAEDVAKIEAGLKSVQSEIEAGTFEFRRELEDIHMSVESRLREIVGPTAGRLHTARSRNDQVATDMRLWVRDTLDALDAQAADLQQAMAELALTHAGTVMPGFTHLQSAQPVTFGHHLLAYVEMLNRDRGRFRDARARLNECPLGAAALAGTSFPIDRHATAKSLGFDRPTANSLDSVADRDFALEALSAAAIAAVHLSRFAEEIVVWTSAQFGFVKLSDRFTTGSSIMPQKRNPDAAELVRAKSGRVIGALSGLLIVMKGLPLAYSKDMQEDKEGTFDALQTLSLCLAAMAGMVRDLEPVPEVLKVAAGSGYATATDLADWLVRELGLPFRDAHHVTGRLVGEASSRGIGLEALPLAVMQAEEPRITDAVFAVLGVENSVASRTSYGGTAPDNVRAQAEGWLKRLAAETA, from the coding sequence ATGAGCAACCGGATGTGGGGCGGGCGCTTCGCGAGCGGCCCCGCCGAGATCATGGAGGAGATCAACGCCTCCATCGGCTTCGACAAGCGCCTCGCTCCCCAGGACATCCGGGGCTCGCTCGCCCACGTCGCGATGCTGGGCAAGGCGGGGATCCTGCCGGCCGAGGATGTGGCGAAGATCGAGGCCGGTCTCAAGTCCGTCCAGTCCGAGATCGAGGCCGGGACCTTCGAGTTCCGCCGCGAGCTCGAGGACATCCACATGAGCGTCGAGAGCCGCTTGCGCGAGATCGTCGGCCCGACGGCCGGCCGCCTGCACACCGCGCGCTCGCGCAACGACCAGGTCGCCACCGACATGCGGCTGTGGGTGCGCGACACCCTCGACGCCCTCGACGCCCAGGCCGCCGACCTGCAGCAGGCCATGGCCGAGCTGGCGCTCACGCATGCCGGCACGGTGATGCCCGGCTTCACCCACCTGCAATCGGCCCAGCCGGTGACCTTCGGCCACCACCTGCTCGCCTATGTCGAGATGCTGAACCGCGACCGCGGCCGGTTCCGCGACGCCCGCGCCCGTCTCAACGAATGCCCGCTCGGCGCCGCGGCGCTCGCCGGAACCTCGTTCCCGATCGACCGCCACGCCACCGCGAAAAGCCTCGGCTTCGACCGGCCGACCGCGAACTCCCTCGATTCGGTCGCCGACCGCGACTTCGCCCTGGAGGCGCTCTCGGCGGCGGCCATCGCGGCGGTGCACCTGTCGCGGTTCGCGGAAGAAATCGTGGTTTGGACCTCGGCCCAGTTCGGCTTCGTCAAGCTGTCGGACCGGTTCACCACCGGCTCCTCGATCATGCCGCAGAAGCGCAATCCCGACGCCGCCGAGCTGGTGCGGGCGAAGTCGGGCCGGGTGATCGGCGCCCTGTCGGGCCTGCTCATCGTCATGAAGGGCCTGCCGCTCGCCTACTCGAAGGACATGCAGGAGGACAAGGAGGGCACCTTCGACGCGCTCCAGACCCTCTCGCTGTGTCTGGCCGCCATGGCGGGCATGGTCCGCGACCTGGAGCCGGTGCCGGAAGTCCTCAAGGTGGCCGCCGGTTCCGGCTACGCCACCGCCACCGACCTCGCCGACTGGCTGGTGCGCGAGCTCGGCCTTCCCTTCCGCGATGCCCACCACGTAACCGGCCGCCTCGTCGGCGAGGCCTCGTCCCGCGGCATCGGCCTGGAAGCGCTGCCGCTCGCGGTGATGCAGGCGGAGGAGCCGCGCATCACCGACGCGGTCTTCGCGGTGCTCGGCGTCGAGAACTCGGTGGCGAGCCGCACCAGCTACGGCGGCACCGCGCCGGACAACGTCCGCGCGCAGGCGGAAGGCTGGCTGAAGCGTCTCGCCGCCGAGACGGCCTGA
- a CDS encoding SDR family oxidoreductase, whose translation MDLGLKGKRALVLSSSRGLGRGIAEALAAEGADVLLTARTAERLDEAVAAINARGQGRAHAFAGSLKDNVEAIYAAAQEHLGGVDILVANTGGPPAATALTVQPEAWTPQFEAMVTPVFRLAGLVLPGMRQAGFGRILVVASSGVEQPIPNLVMSNALRASIAGWAKTLASEVAAEGVTVNMILPGRIETDRTGELDAANAKAQGKSRDEIAEAARSAIPAKRYGKVQEFADVACFLASERASYVTGSMIRVDGGAVRSI comes from the coding sequence ATGGATCTCGGTCTCAAGGGCAAGCGCGCCCTCGTCCTGTCGTCCAGCCGCGGCCTGGGCCGCGGCATCGCCGAGGCCCTGGCGGCCGAGGGCGCGGACGTGCTGCTCACCGCCCGCACCGCCGAGCGCCTGGACGAGGCTGTGGCGGCGATCAACGCCCGCGGCCAGGGTCGCGCCCACGCCTTCGCCGGCAGCCTGAAGGACAACGTCGAGGCAATCTACGCCGCGGCGCAGGAGCATCTCGGCGGGGTCGACATCCTGGTCGCCAACACGGGCGGCCCGCCGGCCGCCACGGCGCTGACCGTGCAGCCCGAAGCCTGGACACCCCAGTTCGAGGCGATGGTGACCCCGGTCTTCCGCCTCGCCGGGCTGGTCCTGCCGGGCATGCGCCAGGCCGGCTTCGGCCGCATCCTGGTGGTGGCCTCGAGCGGCGTCGAGCAGCCGATCCCGAACCTGGTGATGTCGAACGCGCTGCGCGCCTCGATCGCCGGCTGGGCCAAGACTCTGGCCTCCGAGGTCGCCGCCGAGGGCGTCACCGTCAACATGATCCTGCCCGGCCGGATCGAGACCGACCGCACCGGGGAACTCGATGCCGCCAACGCCAAGGCGCAGGGCAAGTCGCGCGACGAGATCGCCGAGGCCGCCCGCTCGGCGATTCCCGCCAAGCGCTACGGCAAGGTGCAGGAATTCGCCGACGTGGCGTGCTTCCTGGCCTCGGAGCGCGCCTCCTACGTCACCGGGAGCATGATCCGGGTGGATGGCGGGGCCGTGCGGTCGATCTGA
- a CDS encoding complex I NDUFA9 subunit family protein has protein sequence MTGFDNVGLTRPASQLVTVFGGSGFLGRHVVRALAKRGYRIRVAVRRPDLAQFLQPLGRVGQIVGVQANLRNPASIVRAAEHADIVVNLVGILQESGSQSFQRLQADGAAEVARAAAAVSAPMVHVSALGADENSPSAYARSKAIGEARVFEARPDAVVFRPSIVFGPGDSFFNRFAGLARMLPVLPLAGAEARMQPVFAGDVAEAIARAVEGQVQGGRVYELGGPEILTLQQLVEYTLKVTMRSRVVLPLPAPAARLQARVMELVDTATLGLLPDTLKLTRDQVALLQSDNVVSEAAKAEGRTIEGIGIAPTAIEAVVPGYLWRFRKTGQFATGRGTPDMAATPDLMAQDPMGPGSQHHPGNASGPAVGQLAAGAGPAPGVRWGKRQ, from the coding sequence ATGACCGGCTTCGACAATGTCGGCCTGACCCGACCCGCCTCGCAGCTCGTGACCGTGTTCGGGGGATCGGGCTTCCTCGGCCGCCATGTGGTGCGGGCGCTCGCCAAGCGCGGCTACCGGATCCGGGTGGCGGTGCGCCGGCCCGACCTCGCCCAGTTCCTCCAGCCCCTCGGCCGCGTCGGCCAGATCGTCGGCGTGCAGGCGAACCTGCGCAACCCGGCCTCGATCGTGCGCGCCGCCGAGCACGCCGACATCGTGGTCAACCTCGTCGGCATCCTGCAGGAGAGCGGCAGCCAGAGCTTCCAGCGCCTGCAGGCCGACGGTGCGGCCGAGGTCGCCCGCGCCGCCGCCGCGGTGAGCGCCCCGATGGTGCACGTCTCGGCGCTCGGCGCCGACGAGAATTCTCCCTCCGCCTATGCCCGCTCGAAGGCGATCGGCGAGGCCCGGGTGTTCGAGGCCCGGCCCGATGCGGTGGTCTTCCGCCCCTCGATCGTGTTCGGGCCCGGCGACAGCTTCTTCAACCGCTTCGCCGGCCTCGCCCGGATGCTGCCGGTCCTGCCGCTCGCCGGGGCCGAGGCGCGGATGCAGCCGGTCTTCGCCGGCGACGTCGCCGAAGCGATCGCCCGGGCGGTCGAGGGCCAGGTCCAGGGCGGCCGGGTCTACGAGCTCGGCGGGCCGGAGATCCTGACCCTTCAGCAGCTCGTCGAGTACACCCTGAAGGTGACGATGCGCAGCCGCGTGGTCCTGCCGCTGCCCGCCCCCGCCGCCCGGCTCCAGGCCCGGGTGATGGAGCTCGTCGACACCGCGACGCTCGGCCTCCTGCCCGACACCCTGAAGCTCACCCGCGACCAGGTGGCCCTGCTCCAGAGCGACAACGTCGTGTCCGAGGCGGCGAAGGCCGAGGGACGCACGATCGAGGGCATCGGCATCGCGCCGACCGCGATCGAGGCGGTGGTGCCGGGCTACCTCTGGCGCTTCCGCAAGACCGGCCAGTTCGCCACCGGCCGCGGCACTCCCGACATGGCCGCGACCCCGGACCTGATGGCGCAGGATCCGATGGGCCCGGGCTCGCAGCACCACCCGGGCAATGCGAGCGGCCCGGCGGTCGGGCAGCTCGCCGCGGGCGCCGGCCCTGCGCCGGGCGTGCGCTGGGGCAAGCGGCAGTAA
- a CDS encoding peptidoglycan-binding domain-containing protein, which produces MNSDVDMLVAVIGAGLVLLAVAYWFMRRSAKKRSVIPDRSGDELEILAKELANLVDVARFINNGFQDDNFYSIRSKYFVIVTRLREHPAYSRYVDPKLGTVAEAGHALPLSMLRPEDKECLLVTLREMQGCVQILIDLRDAGGLPGSAPGPDRHPPPGAPTTRPLPRRGLRLAAAGALALLAGWIGHVAPGNLALGDAAGSGATLLARAHRNLGDALGLGAAAGLPADPGARSHRIAAEMGALAQDVARHRDELDGLSRATSVLRAQAAEQREGLAAARTEAEAGRAALVALRAEIVEQAGRMDEARAEGEAAIRQIRERIAALGHAARDNHAAIDRIAGIADVMQETARGIEEASSQLSRERVHLAALTSDGSDADQTLSEIRARIIALKVSLAGADGAAPVAGPAPATAAPPLPQRNEAALQPEEWRQIQQALARSGHFAGKADGRAGEGTRAAVARYQRGLGAEATGRLTPAQIDRLLPSRPVKGPMAANGSIAAR; this is translated from the coding sequence ATGAATTCGGACGTCGACATGCTGGTTGCCGTCATCGGCGCCGGGCTGGTTCTGCTCGCGGTCGCGTATTGGTTTATGCGCCGATCGGCAAAGAAGCGTTCCGTCATTCCCGATCGATCGGGCGACGAACTTGAAATATTGGCCAAGGAATTGGCGAATCTCGTGGATGTCGCACGGTTCATCAATAACGGTTTTCAGGACGATAATTTTTACTCCATCAGAAGCAAATATTTTGTCATCGTAACGCGGCTGCGGGAGCATCCGGCCTATTCACGCTACGTGGATCCGAAGCTCGGCACCGTCGCGGAGGCCGGGCATGCCCTGCCGCTGAGCATGCTGCGCCCGGAGGACAAGGAATGCCTCCTCGTCACCCTGCGGGAGATGCAGGGCTGCGTGCAGATCCTGATCGACCTCCGCGATGCCGGCGGCCTTCCCGGCTCCGCGCCCGGGCCCGACCGCCACCCTCCGCCCGGTGCCCCGACGACGCGTCCGCTCCCGAGGCGCGGCCTGCGCCTCGCGGCGGCGGGCGCCCTCGCCCTGCTCGCCGGGTGGATCGGGCATGTGGCCCCCGGCAATCTGGCCCTGGGCGATGCGGCGGGATCCGGCGCGACCCTGCTCGCCCGGGCCCACCGGAACCTCGGGGACGCCCTCGGCCTCGGCGCGGCCGCCGGCCTCCCGGCCGATCCGGGCGCGCGGTCGCACCGGATCGCCGCCGAGATGGGAGCGCTCGCCCAGGACGTCGCCCGCCACCGGGACGAGCTCGACGGTCTGAGTCGGGCGACGAGCGTCCTCCGGGCGCAGGCGGCGGAGCAGCGCGAGGGATTGGCCGCGGCCCGCACGGAGGCCGAGGCCGGCCGGGCCGCCCTCGTCGCCCTGCGCGCCGAGATCGTCGAGCAGGCCGGACGGATGGACGAGGCCCGGGCCGAGGGCGAGGCGGCGATCCGGCAGATCCGCGAGCGCATCGCCGCGCTCGGCCACGCCGCGCGGGACAACCACGCGGCCATCGACCGGATCGCCGGCATCGCCGACGTCATGCAGGAGACGGCGCGCGGCATCGAGGAGGCCAGCAGCCAGCTGTCGCGCGAGCGCGTGCACCTCGCCGCCCTCACCAGCGACGGCAGCGACGCCGACCAGACCCTGTCCGAGATCAGGGCCCGCATCATCGCCCTCAAGGTCTCGCTCGCAGGGGCGGATGGCGCGGCCCCGGTCGCCGGGCCGGCGCCGGCCACCGCCGCGCCCCCCCTGCCGCAGCGGAACGAGGCGGCTTTGCAGCCGGAGGAATGGCGGCAGATCCAGCAGGCTCTGGCCCGGTCCGGGCATTTCGCCGGCAAGGCCGACGGCCGGGCGGGGGAGGGGACCCGGGCGGCGGTCGCGCGGTACCAGCGCGGGCTCGGCGCGGAGGCCACCGGCCGGCTCACCCCGGCACAGATCGACCGGCTCCTGCCGTCCCGCCCGGTCAAGGGGCCGATGGCGGCCAACGGATCGATCGCAGCGCGGTGA
- a CDS encoding DUF2243 domain-containing protein, protein MTALPRPRHDLWPGLLIGLGLGGFFDGIVLHQLLQWHHMLSSWYPVTSLDALELNTRWDGYFHSATYVFVVLGVFGLWRRGGPYDGRVLAGAVLLGWAAFNLVEGVIDHQILGVHHVNETVPRAAWAWWDAGFLAWGAAMALAGGLLVRGR, encoded by the coding sequence ATGACCGCGCTTCCCCGACCCCGGCACGACCTGTGGCCCGGCCTCCTGATCGGCCTCGGCCTCGGCGGCTTCTTCGACGGGATCGTGCTGCATCAGCTGCTGCAATGGCACCACATGCTGAGCAGCTGGTACCCGGTCACCTCGCTCGACGCGCTGGAGCTGAACACCCGCTGGGACGGGTACTTCCACAGCGCCACCTATGTGTTCGTGGTGCTCGGCGTGTTCGGGCTGTGGCGCCGGGGCGGTCCGTACGACGGCCGGGTGCTCGCCGGCGCGGTGCTGCTCGGCTGGGCGGCGTTCAACCTCGTCGAGGGCGTGATCGACCACCAGATCCTCGGTGTCCACCACGTCAACGAGACGGTGCCGCGGGCGGCCTGGGCCTGGTGGGATGCCGGCTTCCTCGCCTGGGGCGCCGCCATGGCGCTGGCGGGCGGCCTCCTGGTGCGGGGGCGGTGA